A genomic stretch from Pararhizobium sp. IMCC21322 includes:
- a CDS encoding AAA family ATPase, with product MILEANERAGGSRLARHLMNTMDNDHVEIHDLRGFVSNNLFGAFKEIQAVSMGTRAKNYLFSISLNPPSNKNVPVKVFEDAIERIEKKLGLVGQPRAIVFHEKEGRRHVHCVFSRINIDQMKAINLSLYKEKLTEISRDLFLEHDWQMPPGLENYKDRDPLNFKRAEWQQAKRTKHDVRVLKKLFHDCWAVSDSQDAFANALAERGFTLAKGDRRGHVAVDWRGEIYSISRWVGVKAKDVRAKLGDPDTLPSVDDVKRKVANEISHEAREIHEEAIASYDRRHLELQGKRADMVARHRAARETLRQEHEARRIAEIKARSEGLPTGIKAVWAKLSGHYQTLRQEIEAEAHACDLRDQAKAQKLIERQLNERQVLQHDIHILRHHQSIALAKFYRDTGTLLRSDDLAFDPRQYFIPPEEWDIIWSAEQIRSVPERILDVITDKEARFSRNDIVRKLAEYIDDPAKLRIACDDVLASSELVKLSDTPKPIYSTQEMERLHTSLNDHAKTMARQRTHNVGSRAIHAAIHHQNAKLQKAVGASLSDEQCQAINHVLEDNQLSAVVGFAGSGKSTMLAAANDAWAKQGYRVLGAALSGKAADGLQDASGIASRTLASFETSWNNGFNQLQRGDVLVIDEAGMVGTRQMLRFIKETRLRGAKLVLVGDPEQLQPINAGTPFRDVLKQIGKAELTEIRRQNEDWQRQATRDFAQNKTSAALKAYADRGAVEQYDTKSDAITALMQDYMADFELRGASASRLALAYRRKDVHTLNQAVRKARQSGGELAEEKLFKTNHGPRAFAVGDRIIFTNNNTDLGVKNGTLGTVENFEENNLTVLLDGNDQSQTRRLTFSPRQYASIDHGYATTIHKSQGATVDDTFVLSSGKMDHHLTYVAMSRHRDTAKLYVDNSRKRASEIERMLSPRRSRVPTLS from the coding sequence ATGATCCTCGAAGCAAATGAGCGTGCCGGGGGATCGCGCCTGGCTCGGCATCTTATGAATACGATGGATAATGATCATGTTGAAATCCATGATTTGCGAGGTTTTGTCTCCAATAATCTGTTCGGCGCGTTCAAAGAAATTCAGGCCGTTTCCATGGGGACAAGAGCCAAAAATTATCTGTTTTCGATAAGCCTCAATCCTCCAAGCAATAAAAATGTCCCCGTCAAAGTTTTCGAGGACGCAATTGAGAGAATTGAAAAGAAGCTGGGGCTGGTGGGGCAGCCCCGCGCGATTGTCTTTCACGAAAAGGAAGGCCGTCGTCACGTGCATTGTGTTTTCTCACGCATCAACATTGATCAGATGAAAGCGATCAATCTGTCGCTCTACAAGGAAAAGCTGACCGAAATTTCCCGTGATCTTTTCCTTGAACATGATTGGCAAATGCCACCTGGGTTAGAGAATTACAAAGACCGTGATCCGCTGAATTTCAAGCGCGCTGAATGGCAACAAGCCAAGCGCACGAAACATGACGTACGGGTTCTCAAGAAGCTGTTTCACGATTGCTGGGCGGTGTCGGACTCGCAAGATGCGTTTGCCAATGCTCTGGCCGAGCGCGGATTCACTTTGGCGAAAGGCGATAGACGCGGCCATGTGGCGGTTGATTGGCGCGGTGAAATCTATTCAATCTCGCGATGGGTCGGCGTCAAAGCAAAAGATGTTCGGGCAAAACTGGGTGATCCTGACACTCTGCCCTCGGTTGATGATGTAAAGCGCAAAGTCGCAAACGAAATTTCCCACGAGGCGCGAGAAATCCACGAAGAGGCAATTGCCTCATATGATCGCCGTCATCTGGAATTGCAGGGCAAGCGCGCTGATATGGTTGCTCGCCATAGAGCCGCCCGTGAGACGCTCCGACAAGAACATGAAGCCCGGCGCATCGCCGAGATCAAAGCGCGTTCTGAAGGGCTTCCGACAGGCATTAAGGCTGTTTGGGCTAAGCTGTCAGGCCACTATCAAACACTGCGCCAGGAGATTGAAGCAGAGGCGCACGCTTGCGACCTACGCGATCAGGCAAAGGCGCAAAAACTGATTGAGCGCCAGCTTAATGAGCGACAGGTTCTGCAGCATGACATTCACATTCTGCGGCATCATCAATCCATCGCACTGGCGAAATTCTATCGCGATACCGGAACGCTTTTACGCAGCGACGATCTTGCGTTTGATCCAAGACAATATTTTATCCCGCCTGAGGAATGGGACATCATCTGGAGCGCTGAACAAATCAGAAGCGTTCCGGAACGAATTCTCGATGTTATCACCGATAAGGAAGCCAGGTTCAGCCGTAATGACATTGTGCGAAAGCTGGCAGAGTACATTGATGACCCGGCCAAGTTGCGCATTGCCTGTGATGACGTGCTGGCTTCAAGCGAGTTGGTCAAACTCTCCGATACGCCAAAACCAATTTATTCAACGCAGGAGATGGAACGCCTTCATACATCGCTAAACGATCATGCAAAAACAATGGCACGACAAAGAACTCATAATGTTGGGTCACGGGCTATCCACGCTGCCATTCATCACCAGAATGCGAAGCTTCAAAAAGCCGTGGGTGCGAGCTTAAGCGATGAGCAATGTCAGGCAATCAACCATGTGCTCGAAGATAACCAATTGAGCGCGGTTGTCGGATTTGCCGGTTCCGGTAAAAGTACGATGCTTGCAGCCGCCAATGATGCTTGGGCAAAACAAGGATACCGCGTTCTTGGCGCGGCGCTCTCCGGCAAGGCCGCCGATGGACTGCAAGATGCTTCTGGTATCGCAAGTCGCACGCTCGCATCATTTGAAACAAGCTGGAATAATGGGTTCAATCAACTTCAACGCGGCGATGTGCTGGTGATTGATGAAGCCGGAATGGTTGGCACCCGCCAAATGCTACGATTTATCAAGGAAACACGCCTTCGGGGTGCCAAGCTTGTCTTGGTCGGAGATCCCGAGCAATTGCAACCCATAAATGCCGGCACGCCTTTCCGTGATGTTCTTAAGCAAATAGGCAAGGCCGAGCTGACAGAAATTCGCCGTCAGAATGAAGACTGGCAACGTCAGGCCACCCGAGACTTTGCACAAAACAAAACGAGTGCTGCCCTTAAAGCCTATGCGGATCGTGGCGCGGTAGAGCAGTACGACACCAAATCTGATGCCATTACTGCACTAATGCAAGATTACATGGCGGATTTTGAATTGCGGGGTGCGTCTGCGTCTCGCTTGGCGTTGGCTTATCGCCGCAAGGACGTTCACACGCTCAATCAGGCTGTCCGCAAAGCGCGTCAATCCGGTGGGGAATTGGCGGAAGAAAAGCTGTTCAAAACCAATCATGGCCCCCGCGCTTTTGCTGTCGGGGATCGTATTATCTTCACGAATAACAATACCGACCTTGGCGTTAAGAACGGCACTCTTGGTACTGTTGAGAATTTTGAAGAAAACAACCTCACCGTCTTGCTTGATGGTAATGACCAAAGCCAGACGCGCCGCCTGACATTCTCACCGAGACAATATGCTTCCATCGATCATGGATATGCGACGACGATTCACAAGAGCCAGGGCGCGACGGTTGATGATACTTTTGTGCTGTCGTCGGGCAAAATGGATCATCACTTAACGTATGTTGCCATGTCCAGACACAGAGACACCGCGAAACTCTATGTCGATAACTCTCGGAAGCGGGCGAGCGAAATTGAGCGTATGCTGTCACCAAGGCGATCAAGAGTGCCGACCCTTAGTTGA